DNA from Aphis gossypii isolate Hap1 chromosome 3, ASM2018417v2, whole genome shotgun sequence:
tgtatttttttctacatatataaatatttacttttttcccCATAAAGCTTCATTCCAAAAAGGAAAAACTACACACCCGTTACTTCCTCTACTTAACATCAATCAAACTATGTTACtaaatttatggaaaaaaaaatcaaagattGTTGAAGAATGTAGAAAATTCAACACGTttaatacaatgataaattgataaaataatagtaacaacgaatttataaaataaagaaattacgacaaacttacaattattaaaactgaaattaataatGCCCATTCACTATACATGTATCAGTAAATTCTAATGTttggttcatttttttttaaattatttatatatataattttttattacaatttttatttatcatattaaacatatattatttatatatcatattaaacttttaaacatgGAATTTAAGAACAAAGTAttggcaaaaaataaaataataattaatattctgaaGTCTGAACTTTCATAGttccttttaaatttaacaaaaaaaaaaaatggtttttatttttcaacaataattttaagtaaaatttagaaaataataattaaattaaatttacaacgtAAGAGAAGTCGTGaggtattgttaaatttaaaaatagctataagttaactattttatcattttttttaaaagtaaacaatttaacatttttatttaaaatcattttgaataataatggaagaattaatttataatatttgattattcaaaacataatttagatTGAAATAGTAAGTAGATTATTGTATCTACGTTATTGTGTAATGAAGGTACTGTAATCTACAGTAATATATTACCATCTAGTTACCGAGTTGCCCGATTAAACATTTAGATGGACAATTCGTGgaaattactttatatttacagCTGtagacttataaataaaaaaataatatgaaataaacttttataatattgtatacttttatattaaataaatttgaataaaattaacatattaattaatatacaatatttaattagttttataaaaataagggCTTTGTTATcgcttttattaattaaaactgatatcgaatatatatttaactcaactttataaaattaaagccaACTACTGCagtgtataatacaaaattacaataacataatattatgtacctataaatatatgtatatacatacaatttgtatatttaatatatacagtatatagatgtataacataaaatataccttagGTCAACACAAGTACGctgacttattattaattgacaaCAGACATTGTccgaataacttataaattctaGACACGCGGACTTAAGAGACTTGTTTTTGATTAAACTACGTATTAAATTCCTAAGAAACAGTGGCGAAATATGCAATTACTCGATTTCACGTCTGTTTTTATACACCAGTattgtgcaaaaaaaaaaataaaataataatacatcaagcAAGATATTTCAATACAATCTGATTACCATTAATCACAAGTTTGGCCGTTtccaattgataattttttatcaatttcattttgttaAATCAACCACAAACGACACTTcacttaaattgttttcaaggactttgtaaataaatcgtcggtaaaaatgtattatacatttattctcATACGCCTACTCTTTTTGtatgtcaaatataatattatgtacattcaattttatttaaatacgctCAATTCCgacgtaattatttaataataaattaataaggctattattatacacggaatacattttaacattagaataatagaattatccatatagaagaaaataattatatgatatttttttaagtaaacaaaagtttttaatataaataatttgtttttgtcttttaacagatttggattttttttatcttttcttTATTCTCTACACTCGCGAAACATTCTTGTCAAGTGACACATGACCATAGTACCGAATCTTTAAACCCCATCATTATACTACCAGCCTCGTCCGGAATCTCGTACGAATCACTTCATTATCCAGTACCCGCGGAACAGCAGCACCAAGTAATACCACTAGTGATAAACACGGGAAAAATTCCTTTAATAAATCACGCAGTCCAAGCGCCAATACAATACTTTGTACCCAATAGTGAAAACCGACGCTCACCGATACATGAATCGACACAATATTTACTGGCTAGAGACAAACGTGTACAACCTAACACGGAAACAATGTTATATTCAAACGATGAGGAAATCCAAAATCGACCTACGAACGatcataataatgatccacCTATTGGAAAAGCTACAATTTACTCAGAAACGCATGTCAGTGGTCAACCGGCATCGCAAGGGTACAGTTacggttataaaataatccgCGGCCATGTTGGCGATTCGAATGACCGACATGATGTACCGAGTATTGTTGACGATGACGGACCGTCGCGGTCGAGCCATCATAATATATCCAGACCACACGAAGCGGATAGAATGTTAGAGCACATTACGATAGACCCTAGTGCCAAACTACAAGAGGCAAACAACGAACGAAAAACAGATAAATCTAAACCACGGTATAACAAACCAAACAATATTTCCAGAACATTTAAACCGATAGTTGTTAAGACAGAGTTAAATGCAACAGAAactgaattgaaaaaatattacaagaaGGTAAAAAATGCAGAAACACCAATCAATAAGGCGCCTAATACTGGTGAAAAATTGACTACAATAAATCCTGTTCAGCAGTGAAACTgtcaactaaataaaatacggtGGTGGGATAATGGCGACCATACAAACGCATTAAATAtcgttttagtataatataactataattaatgagttaatattataatttttttattatagtgttattaatataataaaaaacagatAGTGGtaactatttcaaaataaatatcatcgaAAATActgcataatatcattatatcgaCTACTGGCAACTGCAtagcatacaataataataaacatgtaaCACTTTTTAAGTGTACTACTCTGTAATCGAGCATtagttacatttattttatatttaaatatatcattatgcatttttgtaattcaataaaaaaataaatgattggtatcatattatacattaattacttTGTATTAGTGAAAACTTTAATGTTAAgttaatgtatactattatggATTATGGATATTGACTATAATGActctatagtataattttcatgattatgattatgattgcTTGTAACAAACacgataccatattattatgactccAGTTAGGTTAGATATCATAGACATTTAACGTAGCTCAgtaaaccataaaatatatacctacctattagaTACTTTcttcctttttattttatgtattaaatatttctagaaTACTTCCTAAATCACTAAcatcgaaaaaattaattataaataaatacatttagctagtctaatgataaatatttaaaaaaaaaaaaaatggtaataaatcgttaaaattatgattaagttacccaaatatgaaaaatatattataatatgattagatCAAATGATTAACAAagattaatttagataaaatacattataagtacctacgtaGAAATTATATGATGGTGAAAgagaaattgaattattataattatttaataattgaatttattaattaaaattcccaattatataatagaaaaacaaaaactaaagtCTACGAGtacttaaatgttatatttgaaaaatatgaaatatataatgaataaaaatcaatttacacTACAAAGTAATAGAAGTATAGCAATATATTTAACgctgaaaataaactattagtaggtactacgtgattatatttttgattcaatGAACAagtagaaatacatttttaataaaattaatgtataatgtatattgtatcgtaatgaaatgtaaatgaaaatacacGCATTGTAATACCGCTACTACTACAgtctacattataattttatactaaattttatactattcttgttgttctattattaatcattatattttaatttaataacagctAACATTTGTTAAgggaaaaatttaatatgtatagtacataataaatattcaaaacaatttcacttaatatatatatttaataattagtttgacTTCTttcaaactaaatataatgaaatgcaatcataaaatcaaatcaaaatagAACTGCATTTAACACATGTGCATTTTAGTGTAAttgacatataataataaaacaaaatattaaatattagatacctCATtaacaaatactaaaatttaaaaatcatgatatatattatatatcagctAAGGATAAAGAGTAAATACTACTACCATAAACTGGTTGatcacaaacaatttttaagcaaatccTGAcaacctattaaattattatttattcaatttttaagaataatcaTTTCACATAGTTCttgtaatattcttattttatgagacaagtaatatttaaaaatgcatggtTTTGTGTCCTACAAAAATATGcgtcacaaatattttttgtgaaatataaattgtatagctTTTTATAACGtgaaaagtaaaatgttaagttttattttaacaaatataaatttgttacctaacaattacatatacctttcaaaattatttttaaacacaatactAATGCTTCTGATAattctaaattcaaataatttatattttcagaattgtaatttttttaaaattaataaaaacattgtagAACTAAGAATTTATGACTATCAAAAtatgtgattatttattttaaaacttttttaaacgaaaccaattttagaatttttaattatgttcaaaatatttaaattataggtataggtaatgtaaaattttatgtattacggtaaaattacaaataccaGTAAAACCGCATAACAGTAAATTTCGGGTTATTGGTAATCTTTGTAAATTCTaagataataggtatacaaaataatttggtcAAATTCCGAAtggtttttatacttaaaacttttgaaaattaaaaatggtaaGTCGATAATCATAAGATAAGTTTTTAaagactaaaattaaaaaaaatatgacaaaaaaaactaaattaaatataatcagaGGAAAATTAggattagaaaattatattacacagttaatttaaacttgctttagttataattataaatttctttttaaaaaaaatttgtaatatttattatttattaatgtaaaaaatatggattccttaaattatatattacaaaaaacaataggtattaactaagttttttatttgcatttatttgtttatttacttttaacttgtttttaaGCAAATTCttgatttcataaaataactaatgataaaatacaaaataagtaactacgaacaatttttttgatagttgGGTTGGGGAGGGAAGTGGagaaatactaattattatgaatttactatgtgtatttatatgttcaatgttaatatttttttgttcaagatcatattattattattattgttttgtattttttaaatattataaattggtattcaaagttgtttttgtttctattattttcaatgatagTCTTATAGAGAATATTCTTATACACAAGGAtcctacaaaatattatttgatattttttaacttcccatttagaaaaatgtaaatatattaatccgCGGCCTAGACTCATATCAGGTATGCATTATACGCCATAAAAACGTCCTCGATAAATGCGTGTCGGACCATCTTTCACGTACGCGTTCTAATATTCAGAAATTACTCCACGATAAACAATGAATTTAAGCTTGccaatataattactatgaaaatttattgataagaaTTCGtgattaatcaaatatttattttaaaacatctttaatttgataatatttttatgttttatacttcataattattagtttttacttttttatttatacactatataagtaatataataatttaaataagacaAATAATtccataacaatttaatatatatacatattggcCGAGTACATAAAAGGGTCAATTTCTATTTGTACATTTGGCTCGAAAACAAAATTCACTTAATGATCTATTTCATTGCAAAATCCAAACTATGAAGATGCATCATGGTCATTTGAgacatgaatataatttaattctaatcACGGCGTCagaattgaatattaacaTGTTCATcgatatgaattatatttgtcTACACGTACGAGATGTCCTTAAAAATGGTGGGGCACGAGGGccttttaaacaatatataaatgggAGTCGATCAAGATTGAATCACATCACAGTCAATCACTCCAAACAGTACTACTATTACCAGTACAAGAAGTATTCAATTCACAAACTCAACAACTGCTTCAAAATGAAGGTAAGTACATTAAGCTAACAAACGAGTAAACCGATTATTTCACGTTCAAAAAAAAGTTCGTTCAGAATtgactgaaaaaataataaaattcaaaaatgtttcagGTATTCATCATTCTGCCCTTAGTAGCCGCTATGGTTTCAGCTGCCGAAGTTGTCATAACCGATGTACCCGCGACCTACGTAGCATCTTCATTCACGTCACACGGACCCGTCCCTTGGGCTTATCTGCAACCATTCTACCAATCAGCACCGTTGGTGGCATACACAGCATACGCAGCACCAGCAGCTAAAGTCGTCGCCACTACCCCAGCCAAAATCGTTACACCAGCCAAAACCGTTCCTGTTGCCGTAGCACCCGCTAAGCTTGTCGCACCTACTGTACCGGTCACCAAAGTTGTACAAGTTGTACCAGCTCAATTTCAGCCCGATCCATCATACACATTTGCATACCAGGTACAGGATCAGATAACTGGCGACTCTAAGAGCCAACAAGAAACCCGTCAAGGGGACGTCGTCAAAGGCCAATACAGTTTGATCGAACCTGATGGCACTAGGAGAACAGTAGACTACACAGCTGACCCAACAAACGGATTTAATGCATACGTACAGAAATCTGACGCACAACAAGCGGTGTTCGTACCATCAGTATCGACAGACGATGTAGAAACTATCAAAGTAGACACCATTGAAGTTGAACCAGTCAGGTATGCGCCCACGGGCTCAAAACCATTGAAGAATACACTAGCTGTGCCCGAAACCAAAACTAAAACTGGTTATTGATAAacgtttaatacaaataaatattttgctaaaaattccaatttgattcataaaatagaataaagaaaattatgttatattattcattatatatttatatttatatttttatatttatttatttatttaaatgacaaactgtaaaacaaaacaaaaacccaaataaagttaatttatatatttataaatatttttgttttataattgttaacatttaaatgtttttacagCTTTACCaatgtttcatttaaaaaaagtgagATGAATTATGTGATTTACTCAAAAAAACACTGGTAATTAATACATTCGGTCAcaacttaaaatacaaattagtcAATAAGTactctataaaattaaattgataatcgTGTAATTGAGATTTATTGAATATCAGCAAAAATGTAGTATAAAGGCAATTTGTTTTAAGCTCAATTCTAAAGATGCAAATTCATCACATGTTATTAAGttagtaaaactataaaaccaCCCATAaggcatatattttatcatagtcatttaatttttgtgttctattaaatttctattaacAACCACTAGCAatgatatttaacattaaaaagtttatcaaatataatataattattaaaccaatagtaaatacgatttattctacttttaaataaatataaaactaatccAGCTAGTTGGtacttaattttacttaagtagaaaaatgtttaaatactaaattagcGATCGATACACATACTATAATACGAGTGGAAGTATTCGAATACTACCAATAGGTGTCTTGTACAGTTACATTTCTCAAGACTTAAAGAAtttgtttctaaaaattatttatcaccgGAAGcgtattagattaaatatgaaaacaatatatgtatcACATACCAgagtaatatttgttataaatatataagtagttcAGTAGTTGccatataataaaactgttgGCATTCCCAAAATATTAcactgaatttattatttcagtagATACATATACAACACTTTTATcacttgaatattaatttccaAATAACATAACTAGATTCTCagcaaaacaattataaataaactagtatcatatcatataatagaACAATAGATAATCACGATATTTATCACACGAAGTtagaattgaaataattatctgATTAAATCATTAAGATATGTACTTACCATATAAgacataacttattattttaggtattaatataaagtacctagtaactatttgtttttgtacaataaattgtgtaataaattacataaaatttttaacacttaattaaaatatagtcaaATTTTGAAGCAACTTAGTAAGTACCAGCTacgtaagtaatttttaaaaacaatgatattgttttttttaaatttacaactatAGTTCACacttataatgatatacagacatataaatatatatatatatatatatatatttatattgatgtcattattaaaattatatcgactaaatataaatgatataaattaaatgtcaaaGAAATACAtcttaattttctattaaaggaaaaaatactAACCTTGACTTCCAGGGTCCTCTTTCTCCACACAGGTATCCTTTAATCTGTCTCCATTTAGCACGAACCAATAATCGTTGAgcttttttttgattttccattaaatatattcttgattcttcttcttcttttttaatcttaaaaggTTCTAATATTAACGcctaaaaaataacacaatgattaaaaataatttcagtgtTTCTGATAAGAGTGAATGAAAGCGCGTTTAATGACcgtatcaaaataaatgcaCACCGTTTAATTGATAAgctaatttatatacctacttattaataactgaacagaaaaatattcatacatttaatatgttacTAATTAGATTAATACTCAAAAATAGAAAGTGAGccacgataataattttatagtatgtaataagtacttttaaaagttaagtaGAAACCACGAGTCACTAAATCTATTCGTCAAGTAAAATTACGTATAGAAATCTCAAGTATATTACTATGAGACattatgcaataaaattacaatagtcTCTAAATAATGAATCAAGCCcacttgtatataataattgaaataaaataaaaaggtgtAAACCTACCTACTGCACATATTAAATGACGTAGTTTTATTAAGTACCTGAAACGATTTTCGACTTTCGGCTACAAGTCTACTCCTGGTGTCCAGTGCGTTTTTGTACGATTCATAGCACTCGGCCCAAAATGTATTCATGGACTCGGTAATCTCGGCATTCATAGATCTTCGATAGTCGTTGCAAAGGTCCGATACCtgcgcaaaaataaaataccggTTCGTCATAAAGACCACATCAATCATAATCCGGCGACTGTCGTACTTTCCATTTTAAAGGTGTGACAAGACAACGTTCTATGAATATTACCCATTgtgattagaatttaaatcacATCTTTCAGGGGTCAGAGGTAAACatgcaattatttaatgtgtcAGTGTTATGACGAACAGCGAATTTCTCTGTATATCATAGAATGAGGGTGTCAGTGAATGGAACAAGACAATGCTAATTCGGGACTGGTGAAACTGTAAACCTtatagtacatttataatatgtatttgc
Protein-coding regions in this window:
- the LOC114126668 gene encoding uncharacterized protein LOC114126668 — translated: MMEAWIWIFFIFSLFSTLAKHSCQVTHDHSTESLNPIIILPASSGISYESLHYPVPAEQQHQVIPLVINTGKIPLINHAVQAPIQYFVPNSENRRSPIHESTQYLLARDKRVQPNTETMLYSNDEEIQNRPTNDHNNDPPIGKATIYSETHVSGQPASQGYSYGYKIIRGHVGDSNDRHDVPSIVDDDGPSRSSHHNISRPHEADRMLEHITIDPSAKLQEANNERKTDKSKPRYNKPNNISRTFKPIVVKTELNATETELKKYYKKVKNAETPINKAPNTGEKLTTINPVQQ
- the LOC114126667 gene encoding cuticle protein 21-like — its product is MKVFIILPLVAAMVSAAEVVITDVPATYVASSFTSHGPVPWAYLQPFYQSAPLVAYTAYAAPAAKVVATTPAKIVTPAKTVPVAVAPAKLVAPTVPVTKVVQVVPAQFQPDPSYTFAYQVQDQITGDSKSQQETRQGDVVKGQYSLIEPDGTRRTVDYTADPTNGFNAYVQKSDAQQAVFVPSVSTDDVETIKVDTIEVEPVRYAPTGSKPLKNTLAVPETKTKTGY